The genomic interval ATCTTTCAATAGCTGATGGTACCATGATCCAGGCACAAAGTGGTATCGCCAGTTCGTTGGAACAACCAAAAGGCAAATGGTATGGATCCCCGGCGATTGAATATTTTTCATTTTTAAGATCTTTTGCAGAGTTTAAAAGACTCCCTACAATTGTTAAAAAATTAAAGGACTTGGAAGATCAACAAAAGTCTACTTAAATAGAATATAGGAAATGAATCAAAGGACAATCAAAGCAGATATTCAAATAGATGGTGTTGGATTACATACCGGTTCCTTTGTTAAAATGACATTTAAGCCTGCACCTGAAAATTTTGGCATTCGGTTTCAACGGATTGACCTTCCTGATCAACCCATAATACTTGCAGATGTAAGCAGAGTAGTCTCAACCAATCGGGGCACCACATTACAGGAAGGGGTAGCACAAGTTTGGACAGTAGAACATGTACTTTCTGCTTTAATGGGTTTAGGTATTGATAATGTTTTAATAGAATTAGACGGTCCTGAAATTCCAATTAAAGATGGAAGTGCTAAAGATTTTGTCTTTGCACTCGATCAAACAGGCACTCTTGAACAGAATGCAGAGCGTGACTATTTTAGAATTACAGAACCTATATCTTTTGATGATGATCTTACAGGTGCTGAATTTCTGGCAATGCCTTCTGATAAGCTGGAAATTACCACAATGATTGATTTTAACTCAAAAACCTTGGCACCTCAATATGCAACTTTAGAAAATATTGAAGATTATAAAACAGAAATAGCACCTTGTCGAACCTTTGTGTTCCTTCACGAACTTGAAAAACTAATTGAACAAAACCTGATTAAAGGGGGTGATCTCAATAATGCAATCGTCATTGTGGATCGCATGATGAGTCAGGAAGAATTGGATGTGTTGGCAAAAAAATTAAATAAACCAAGTGTCAAGGTGGAGCGGGAAGGAGTTTTAAACACTATTAAATTATATTTTGATAATGAACCTGCCCGACATAAATTATTAGATGTTTTAGGCGATTTAGCATTAGTCGGAAAGCCTATTTTAGGCAATATTTTA from Saprospiraceae bacterium carries:
- a CDS encoding bifunctional UDP-3-O-[3-hydroxymyristoyl] N-acetylglucosamine deacetylase/3-hydroxyacyl-ACP dehydratase encodes the protein MNQRTIKADIQIDGVGLHTGSFVKMTFKPAPENFGIRFQRIDLPDQPIILADVSRVVSTNRGTTLQEGVAQVWTVEHVLSALMGLGIDNVLIELDGPEIPIKDGSAKDFVFALDQTGTLEQNAERDYFRITEPISFDDDLTGAEFLAMPSDKLEITTMIDFNSKTLAPQYATLENIEDYKTEIAPCRTFVFLHELEKLIEQNLIKGGDLNNAIVIVDRMMSQEELDVLAKKLNKPSVKVEREGVLNTIKLYFDNEPARHKLLDVLGDLALVGKPILGNILTKKPGHKLNVEFARILKKKLVEQKKMQGVPHYDPDKVPVFNTQQIQSMLPHRYPFLMIDKIVEMNEKMVVGIKNITINEALFQGHFPGNPVFPGVLQIEAMAQTGGILVLAPQEEPHKWDTYFLKIDNAKFKQKVMPGDTLIIKMELAAPVRRGIVQMLGTAYVGNKLVCEADLTAQIVKRES